In Misgurnus anguillicaudatus chromosome 5, ASM2758022v2, whole genome shotgun sequence, a genomic segment contains:
- the hsd17b3 gene encoding 17-beta-hydroxysteroid dehydrogenase type 3 isoform X3, which yields MNVVIISRNQEKLDRAARTIELATGVQVKVIAADFTKDNIYGHIMECIEGLDIGILVNNVGILPSQIPCRLLETADLEERMYDVINCNVKAMVKMCNIVLPGMKERGRGAVLNVSSGIAKIPCPLYTLYAASKVFVERFSQGLQAEYRSKGIIIQTVAPFGVSTSMTFHQKPDLVTFSAEDFVRSSLKYLRAGDQTYGSITHTILGWIMQAIPTWVLRSEAFQDNFEEYVKERIRR from the exons ATGAATGTGGTCATCATCAGCAGAAATCAAGAGAAGCTTGACAGAGCAGCCAGGACGATAG AACTTGCTACAGGAGTGCAGGTCAAAGTAATAGCCGCTGActtcaccaaagataatatatACGGACACATTATGGAATGCATAGAGGGGCTGGATATTGGTATTTTAG TGAATAATGTTGGCATTCTGCCCAGCCAAATACCTTGCAGGCTGCTTGAAACAGCAGATTTGGAAGAG AGAATGTATGATGTTATAAACTGCAATGTGAAAGCTATGGTTAAG ATGTGCAATATTGTGCTACCAGGAATGAAGGAAAg aGGAAGGGGAGCCGTTTTGAATGTGTCTTCTGGCATAGCCAAAATACCCTGCCCTCTTTACACCTTGTATGCAGCATCTAAG GTTTTCGTTGAGAGATTTTCACAGGGTCTTCAAGCAGAATATAGATCCAAGGGAATTATCATTCAG ACAGTGGCTCCATTCGGGGTTTCAACATCAATGACATTTCATCAAAAGCCAGATTTGGTCACATTTTCAGCTGAGGATTTTGTGAGGAGCTCCCTAAAGTATCTGAGGGCTGGTGACCAAACATACGGAAGCATCACTCATACAATATTG GGCTGGATTATGCAGGCCATTCCCACATGGGTCCTACGGAGTGAAGCGTTCCAGGATAACTTTGAGGAATATGTGAAGGAGCGGATTAGAAGATGA